A region of Saimiri boliviensis isolate mSaiBol1 chromosome 8, mSaiBol1.pri, whole genome shotgun sequence DNA encodes the following proteins:
- the HEMK1 gene encoding MTRF1L release factor glutamine methyltransferase isoform X8, with amino-acid sequence MELWGRMLWRLLSGPGRRGGIRGWAFSSWQPHPPLAGLSSAIDLVNHWTRVFEKKGVPEARESSEYIVAHVLGAKTFQSLRPALRTQHLTSQQLQCIQELSSRRLQRMPVQYILGEWDFQGLSLKMVPPVFIPRPETEELVEWVLEEVAQRSHAAVGSPGSPLILEVGCGSGAISLSLLSQLPQSRVIAVDKGEAAISLTHENAQRLRLQDRIWIIHLDMTSEGSWTQLPWGPMDLVVSNPPYVFHEDMEQLAPEIRSYEDPVALDGGEEGMDIITHILALAPRLLKDCGSIFLEVDPRHPELVSSWLQSRPELYLNLVAVRKDFCGRPRFLHIRRSGP; translated from the exons ATGGAGCTTTGGGGCCGAATGCTATGGCGCCTCCTGTCTGgcccagggaggaggggaggtaTCCGGGGCTGGGCcttcagctcatggcaacctcatCCACCTCTGGCTGGGTTATCCAGTGCCATAGACCTGGTCAACCACTGGACAAGGGTCTTTGAGAAGAAAGGTGTCCCTGAGGCCCGGGAATCCAGTGAGTACATCGTGGCTCATGTCCTTGGAGCCAAAACA TTTCAGAGCCTGAGGCCAGCCCTTCGGACCCAGCACTTGACCTCTCAGCAACTACAGTGTATCCAGGAGCTGAGTAGCCGTCGATTACAGAG GATGCCCGTGCAGTACATCCTTGGAGAGTGGGACTTTCAGGGTCTCAGCCTGAAGATGGTGCCCCCCGTGTTTATTCCTCGGCCAGAAACAGAG GAACTGGTTGAGTGGGTGCTGGAAGAGGTGGCCCAGAGGTCCCATGCTGCTGTGGGATCCCCAGGCAGCCCCCTCATTCTGGAGGTGGGCTGCGGATCGGGAGCCATTTCCCTCAGCCTGCTGAGCCAGCTCCCCCAG AGCCGAGTCATTGCTGTGGATAAGGGGGAAGCCGCCATCTCTCTGACCCATGAGAATGCTCAGAG GCTTCGGTTGCAGGACAGGATTTGGATCATCCACCTTGACATGACCTCAG AAGGGAGCTGGACACAACTGCCCTGGGGCCCCATGGACCTGGTCGTCAGCAACCCTCCCTACGTCTTCCACGAGGACATGGAGCAGCTGGCCCCTGAGATCCGCAG CTATGAAGACCCCGTAGCCCTGGACGGTGGGGAGGAGGGCATGGACATCATTACCCACATCCTGGCCCTGGCACCCCGGCTCCTGAAGGACTGTGG GAGTATCTTCTTGGAAGTGGACCCGAGGCACCCGGAGCTTGTCAGCAGCTGGCTTCAGAGccggcctgagctgtaccttaaTCTTGTGGCTGTGCGCAAGGACTTCTGTGGGAG GCCCCGGTTCCTGCATATCCGGAGGTCTGGGCCATAG
- the HEMK1 gene encoding MTRF1L release factor glutamine methyltransferase isoform X6 — translation MELWGRMLWRLLSGPGRRGGIRGWAFSSWQPHPPLAGLSSAIDLVNHWTRVFEKKGVPEARESSEYIVAHVLGAKTFQSLRPALRTQHLTSQQLQCIQELSSRRLQRMPVQYILGEWDFQGLSLKMVPPVFIPRPETEELVEWVLEEVAQRSHAAVGSPGSPLILEVGCGSGAISLSLLSQLPQSRVIAVDKGEAAISLTHENAQRLRLQDRIWIIHLDMTSEGSWTQLPWGPMDLVVSNPPYVFHEDMEQLAPEIRSYEDPVALDGGEEGMDIITHILALAPRLLKDCGSIFLEVDPRHPELVSSWLQSRPELYLNLVAVRKDFCGSSHGKRMQIVEPKVE, via the exons ATGGAGCTTTGGGGCCGAATGCTATGGCGCCTCCTGTCTGgcccagggaggaggggaggtaTCCGGGGCTGGGCcttcagctcatggcaacctcatCCACCTCTGGCTGGGTTATCCAGTGCCATAGACCTGGTCAACCACTGGACAAGGGTCTTTGAGAAGAAAGGTGTCCCTGAGGCCCGGGAATCCAGTGAGTACATCGTGGCTCATGTCCTTGGAGCCAAAACA TTTCAGAGCCTGAGGCCAGCCCTTCGGACCCAGCACTTGACCTCTCAGCAACTACAGTGTATCCAGGAGCTGAGTAGCCGTCGATTACAGAG GATGCCCGTGCAGTACATCCTTGGAGAGTGGGACTTTCAGGGTCTCAGCCTGAAGATGGTGCCCCCCGTGTTTATTCCTCGGCCAGAAACAGAG GAACTGGTTGAGTGGGTGCTGGAAGAGGTGGCCCAGAGGTCCCATGCTGCTGTGGGATCCCCAGGCAGCCCCCTCATTCTGGAGGTGGGCTGCGGATCGGGAGCCATTTCCCTCAGCCTGCTGAGCCAGCTCCCCCAG AGCCGAGTCATTGCTGTGGATAAGGGGGAAGCCGCCATCTCTCTGACCCATGAGAATGCTCAGAG GCTTCGGTTGCAGGACAGGATTTGGATCATCCACCTTGACATGACCTCAG AAGGGAGCTGGACACAACTGCCCTGGGGCCCCATGGACCTGGTCGTCAGCAACCCTCCCTACGTCTTCCACGAGGACATGGAGCAGCTGGCCCCTGAGATCCGCAG CTATGAAGACCCCGTAGCCCTGGACGGTGGGGAGGAGGGCATGGACATCATTACCCACATCCTGGCCCTGGCACCCCGGCTCCTGAAGGACTGTGG GAGTATCTTCTTGGAAGTGGACCCGAGGCACCCGGAGCTTGTCAGCAGCTGGCTTCAGAGccggcctgagctgtaccttaaTCTTGTGGCTGTGCGCAAGGACTTCTGTGGGAG cagccacggGAAACGAATGCAGATTGTGGAGCCTAAAGTAGAGTGA
- the HEMK1 gene encoding MTRF1L release factor glutamine methyltransferase isoform X3: MELWGRMLWRLLSGPGRRGGIRGWAFSSWQPHPPLAGLSSAIDLVNHWTRVFEKKGVPEARESSEYIVAHVLGAKTFQSLRPALRTQHLTSQQLQCIQELSSRRLQRMPVQYILGEWDFQGLSLKMVPPVFIPRPETEELVEWVLEEVAQRSHAAVGSPGSPLILEVGCGSGAISLSLLSQLPQSRVIAVDKGEAAISLTHENAQRLRLQDRIWIIHLDMTSEGSWTQLPWGPMDLVVSNPPYVFHEDMEQLAPEIRSYEDPVALDGGEEGMDIITHILALAPRLLKDCGSIFLEVDPRHPELVSSWLQSRPELYLNLVAVRKDFCGRLLLNGLFSLLPWASAFIQHSSCPEHTPSLCSGRADHAHFQAAMQMLPPLGHLLCALPASPAPVTFCPMPSETFLSPSSLEAPVGLAYPSSQPRETNADCGA; encoded by the exons ATGGAGCTTTGGGGCCGAATGCTATGGCGCCTCCTGTCTGgcccagggaggaggggaggtaTCCGGGGCTGGGCcttcagctcatggcaacctcatCCACCTCTGGCTGGGTTATCCAGTGCCATAGACCTGGTCAACCACTGGACAAGGGTCTTTGAGAAGAAAGGTGTCCCTGAGGCCCGGGAATCCAGTGAGTACATCGTGGCTCATGTCCTTGGAGCCAAAACA TTTCAGAGCCTGAGGCCAGCCCTTCGGACCCAGCACTTGACCTCTCAGCAACTACAGTGTATCCAGGAGCTGAGTAGCCGTCGATTACAGAG GATGCCCGTGCAGTACATCCTTGGAGAGTGGGACTTTCAGGGTCTCAGCCTGAAGATGGTGCCCCCCGTGTTTATTCCTCGGCCAGAAACAGAG GAACTGGTTGAGTGGGTGCTGGAAGAGGTGGCCCAGAGGTCCCATGCTGCTGTGGGATCCCCAGGCAGCCCCCTCATTCTGGAGGTGGGCTGCGGATCGGGAGCCATTTCCCTCAGCCTGCTGAGCCAGCTCCCCCAG AGCCGAGTCATTGCTGTGGATAAGGGGGAAGCCGCCATCTCTCTGACCCATGAGAATGCTCAGAG GCTTCGGTTGCAGGACAGGATTTGGATCATCCACCTTGACATGACCTCAG AAGGGAGCTGGACACAACTGCCCTGGGGCCCCATGGACCTGGTCGTCAGCAACCCTCCCTACGTCTTCCACGAGGACATGGAGCAGCTGGCCCCTGAGATCCGCAG CTATGAAGACCCCGTAGCCCTGGACGGTGGGGAGGAGGGCATGGACATCATTACCCACATCCTGGCCCTGGCACCCCGGCTCCTGAAGGACTGTGG GAGTATCTTCTTGGAAGTGGACCCGAGGCACCCGGAGCTTGTCAGCAGCTGGCTTCAGAGccggcctgagctgtaccttaaTCTTGTGGCTGTGCGCAAGGACTTCTGTGGGAG gcTCCTTTTGAATGGTTTATTTTCTCTACTGCCCTGGGCTTCAGCCTTTATACAACACTCTTCATGCCCTGAGCACACACCTTCCCTTTGCTCAGGCAGGGCAGACCATGCCCACTTTCAAGCTGCAATGCAAATGCTGCCTCCTTTAGGACACCTGCTCTgtgctctccctgcctcccctgcaCCAGTTACTTTCTGTCCTATGCCTTCAGAAACCTTCTTATCCCCCTCATCTCTGGAGGCCCCTGTGGGTTTGGCATACCCAAGTTCA cagccacggGAAACGAATGCAGATTGTGGAGCCTAA
- the HEMK1 gene encoding MTRF1L release factor glutamine methyltransferase isoform X1, which translates to MELWGRMLWRLLSGPGRRGGIRGWAFSSWQPHPPLAGLSSAIDLVNHWTRVFEKKGVPEARESSEYIVAHVLGAKTFQSLRPALRTQHLTSQQLQCIQELSSRRLQRMPVQYILGEWDFQGLSLKMVPPVFIPRPETEELVEWVLEEVAQRSHAAVGSPGSPLILEVGCGSGAISLSLLSQLPQSRVIAVDKGEAAISLTHENAQRLRLQDRIWIIHLDMTSEGSWTQLPWGPMDLVVSNPPYVFHEDMEQLAPEIRSYEDPVALDGGEEGMDIITHILALAPRLLKDCGSIFLEVDPRHPELVSSWLQSRPELYLNLVAVRKDFCGRLLLNGLFSLLPWASAFIQHSSCPEHTPSLCSGRADHAHFQAAMQMLPPLGHLLCALPASPAPVTFCPMPSETFLSPSSLEAPVGLAYPSSGEKAMRTWPSAQSRQLFKLSDGWFEDSSAPDPCAAATTEQAVLGGRRGRRQVSWSSWLQPAPSKGAG; encoded by the exons ATGGAGCTTTGGGGCCGAATGCTATGGCGCCTCCTGTCTGgcccagggaggaggggaggtaTCCGGGGCTGGGCcttcagctcatggcaacctcatCCACCTCTGGCTGGGTTATCCAGTGCCATAGACCTGGTCAACCACTGGACAAGGGTCTTTGAGAAGAAAGGTGTCCCTGAGGCCCGGGAATCCAGTGAGTACATCGTGGCTCATGTCCTTGGAGCCAAAACA TTTCAGAGCCTGAGGCCAGCCCTTCGGACCCAGCACTTGACCTCTCAGCAACTACAGTGTATCCAGGAGCTGAGTAGCCGTCGATTACAGAG GATGCCCGTGCAGTACATCCTTGGAGAGTGGGACTTTCAGGGTCTCAGCCTGAAGATGGTGCCCCCCGTGTTTATTCCTCGGCCAGAAACAGAG GAACTGGTTGAGTGGGTGCTGGAAGAGGTGGCCCAGAGGTCCCATGCTGCTGTGGGATCCCCAGGCAGCCCCCTCATTCTGGAGGTGGGCTGCGGATCGGGAGCCATTTCCCTCAGCCTGCTGAGCCAGCTCCCCCAG AGCCGAGTCATTGCTGTGGATAAGGGGGAAGCCGCCATCTCTCTGACCCATGAGAATGCTCAGAG GCTTCGGTTGCAGGACAGGATTTGGATCATCCACCTTGACATGACCTCAG AAGGGAGCTGGACACAACTGCCCTGGGGCCCCATGGACCTGGTCGTCAGCAACCCTCCCTACGTCTTCCACGAGGACATGGAGCAGCTGGCCCCTGAGATCCGCAG CTATGAAGACCCCGTAGCCCTGGACGGTGGGGAGGAGGGCATGGACATCATTACCCACATCCTGGCCCTGGCACCCCGGCTCCTGAAGGACTGTGG GAGTATCTTCTTGGAAGTGGACCCGAGGCACCCGGAGCTTGTCAGCAGCTGGCTTCAGAGccggcctgagctgtaccttaaTCTTGTGGCTGTGCGCAAGGACTTCTGTGGGAG gcTCCTTTTGAATGGTTTATTTTCTCTACTGCCCTGGGCTTCAGCCTTTATACAACACTCTTCATGCCCTGAGCACACACCTTCCCTTTGCTCAGGCAGGGCAGACCATGCCCACTTTCAAGCTGCAATGCAAATGCTGCCTCCTTTAGGACACCTGCTCTgtgctctccctgcctcccctgcaCCAGTTACTTTCTGTCCTATGCCTTCAGAAACCTTCTTATCCCCCTCATCTCTGGAGGCCCCTGTGGGTTTGGCATACCCAAGTTCA GGAGAGAAAGCCATGAGGACCTGGCCTTCTGCCCAATCCAGGCAGCTGTTCAAGTTGAGCGATGGCTGGTTCGAAGACTCAAGTGCACCTGATCCCTGTGCCGCAGCCACAACAGAACAGGCTGTCCTTGGCGGCCGTAGGGGCAGGCGCCAGGTTTCCTGGAGCTCTTGGCTTCAGCCAGCCCCCAGCAAGGGTGCTGGCTAG
- the C8H3orf18 gene encoding uncharacterized protein C3orf18 homolog — MNSRTAPARGWFSSRPPTSESDLEPATDGPASETTTLSPEATTFNDTRIPDAPGGAAGVGTMLLSFGIITVIGLAVAMVLYIRKKKRLEKLRHQLMPMYNFDPTEEQDELEQELLEHGRDAASMQAATSVQAMQGKTTLPSQGPVQRPSRLVFTDVANAIHA, encoded by the exons ATGAACTCCAGGACTGCACCTGCTAGGGGCTGGTTCAGCAGCCGCCCACCCACCTCTGAGTCTGACTTGGAACCTGCCACAGATGGGCCAGCCTCCGAGACCACTACCCTCAGCCCAGAGGCCACCACCTTTAATGACACCAGAATCCCTGATGCGCCTGGTGGCGCGGCCGGCGTGGGTACCATGCTTCTGTCCTTTGGGATCATCACGGTGATAGGCCTGGCTGTGGCCATG GTTTTGTACATCAGGAAGAAGAAGAG GCTGGAGAAGCTACGCCACCAGCTCATGCCCATGTACAACTTCGACCCCACGGAGGAACAAGATGAGTTGGAGCAGGAGCTGCTGGAGCATGGGCGGGACGCTGCCTCCATGCAGGCTGCCACCTCTGTGCAGGCCATGCAGGGCAAG ACTACTCTCCCCTCCCAGGGCCCAGTGCAGAGGCCCAGCCGGCTGGTGTTTACCGACGTGGCCAACGCCATCCATGCATGA
- the HEMK1 gene encoding MTRF1L release factor glutamine methyltransferase isoform X4 gives MELWGRMLWRLLSGPGRRGGIRGWAFSSWQPHPPLAGLSSAIDLVNHWTRVFEKKGVPEARESSEYIVAHVLGAKTFQSLRPALRTQHLTSQQLQCIQELSSRRLQRMPVQYILGEWDFQGLSLKMVPPVFIPRPETEELVEWVLEEVAQRSHAAVGSPGSPLILEVGCGSGAISLSLLSQLPQSRVIAVDKGEAAISLTHENAQRLRLQDRIWIIHLDMTSEGSWTQLPWGPMDLVVSNPPYVFHEDMEQLAPEIRSYEDPVALDGGEEGMDIITHILALAPRLLKDCGSIFLEVDPRHPELVSSWLQSRPELYLNLVAVRKDFCGRLLLNGLFSLLPWASAFIQHSSCPEHTPSLCSGRADHAHFQAAMQMLPPLGHLLCALPASPAPVTFCPMPSETFLSPSSLEAPVGLAYPSSPRETNADCGA, from the exons ATGGAGCTTTGGGGCCGAATGCTATGGCGCCTCCTGTCTGgcccagggaggaggggaggtaTCCGGGGCTGGGCcttcagctcatggcaacctcatCCACCTCTGGCTGGGTTATCCAGTGCCATAGACCTGGTCAACCACTGGACAAGGGTCTTTGAGAAGAAAGGTGTCCCTGAGGCCCGGGAATCCAGTGAGTACATCGTGGCTCATGTCCTTGGAGCCAAAACA TTTCAGAGCCTGAGGCCAGCCCTTCGGACCCAGCACTTGACCTCTCAGCAACTACAGTGTATCCAGGAGCTGAGTAGCCGTCGATTACAGAG GATGCCCGTGCAGTACATCCTTGGAGAGTGGGACTTTCAGGGTCTCAGCCTGAAGATGGTGCCCCCCGTGTTTATTCCTCGGCCAGAAACAGAG GAACTGGTTGAGTGGGTGCTGGAAGAGGTGGCCCAGAGGTCCCATGCTGCTGTGGGATCCCCAGGCAGCCCCCTCATTCTGGAGGTGGGCTGCGGATCGGGAGCCATTTCCCTCAGCCTGCTGAGCCAGCTCCCCCAG AGCCGAGTCATTGCTGTGGATAAGGGGGAAGCCGCCATCTCTCTGACCCATGAGAATGCTCAGAG GCTTCGGTTGCAGGACAGGATTTGGATCATCCACCTTGACATGACCTCAG AAGGGAGCTGGACACAACTGCCCTGGGGCCCCATGGACCTGGTCGTCAGCAACCCTCCCTACGTCTTCCACGAGGACATGGAGCAGCTGGCCCCTGAGATCCGCAG CTATGAAGACCCCGTAGCCCTGGACGGTGGGGAGGAGGGCATGGACATCATTACCCACATCCTGGCCCTGGCACCCCGGCTCCTGAAGGACTGTGG GAGTATCTTCTTGGAAGTGGACCCGAGGCACCCGGAGCTTGTCAGCAGCTGGCTTCAGAGccggcctgagctgtaccttaaTCTTGTGGCTGTGCGCAAGGACTTCTGTGGGAG gcTCCTTTTGAATGGTTTATTTTCTCTACTGCCCTGGGCTTCAGCCTTTATACAACACTCTTCATGCCCTGAGCACACACCTTCCCTTTGCTCAGGCAGGGCAGACCATGCCCACTTTCAAGCTGCAATGCAAATGCTGCCTCCTTTAGGACACCTGCTCTgtgctctccctgcctcccctgcaCCAGTTACTTTCTGTCCTATGCCTTCAGAAACCTTCTTATCCCCCTCATCTCTGGAGGCCCCTGTGGGTTTGGCATACCCAAGTTCA ccacggGAAACGAATGCAGATTGTGGAGCCTAA
- the HEMK1 gene encoding MTRF1L release factor glutamine methyltransferase isoform X7, with translation MELWGRMLWRLLSGPGRRGGIRGWAFSSWQPHPPLAGLSSAIDLVNHWTRVFEKKGVPEARESSEYIVAHVLGAKTFQSLRPALRTQHLTSQQLQCIQELSSRRLQRMPVQYILGEWDFQGLSLKMVPPVFIPRPETEELVEWVLEEVAQRSHAAVGSPGSPLILEVGCGSGAISLSLLSQLPQSRVIAVDKGEAAISLTHENAQRLRLQDRIWIIHLDMTSEGSWTQLPWGPMDLVVSNPPYVFHEDMEQLAPEIRSYEDPVALDGGEEGMDIITHILALAPRLLKDCGSIFLEVDPRHPELVSSWLQSRPELYLNLVAVRKDFCGSHGKRMQIVEPKVE, from the exons ATGGAGCTTTGGGGCCGAATGCTATGGCGCCTCCTGTCTGgcccagggaggaggggaggtaTCCGGGGCTGGGCcttcagctcatggcaacctcatCCACCTCTGGCTGGGTTATCCAGTGCCATAGACCTGGTCAACCACTGGACAAGGGTCTTTGAGAAGAAAGGTGTCCCTGAGGCCCGGGAATCCAGTGAGTACATCGTGGCTCATGTCCTTGGAGCCAAAACA TTTCAGAGCCTGAGGCCAGCCCTTCGGACCCAGCACTTGACCTCTCAGCAACTACAGTGTATCCAGGAGCTGAGTAGCCGTCGATTACAGAG GATGCCCGTGCAGTACATCCTTGGAGAGTGGGACTTTCAGGGTCTCAGCCTGAAGATGGTGCCCCCCGTGTTTATTCCTCGGCCAGAAACAGAG GAACTGGTTGAGTGGGTGCTGGAAGAGGTGGCCCAGAGGTCCCATGCTGCTGTGGGATCCCCAGGCAGCCCCCTCATTCTGGAGGTGGGCTGCGGATCGGGAGCCATTTCCCTCAGCCTGCTGAGCCAGCTCCCCCAG AGCCGAGTCATTGCTGTGGATAAGGGGGAAGCCGCCATCTCTCTGACCCATGAGAATGCTCAGAG GCTTCGGTTGCAGGACAGGATTTGGATCATCCACCTTGACATGACCTCAG AAGGGAGCTGGACACAACTGCCCTGGGGCCCCATGGACCTGGTCGTCAGCAACCCTCCCTACGTCTTCCACGAGGACATGGAGCAGCTGGCCCCTGAGATCCGCAG CTATGAAGACCCCGTAGCCCTGGACGGTGGGGAGGAGGGCATGGACATCATTACCCACATCCTGGCCCTGGCACCCCGGCTCCTGAAGGACTGTGG GAGTATCTTCTTGGAAGTGGACCCGAGGCACCCGGAGCTTGTCAGCAGCTGGCTTCAGAGccggcctgagctgtaccttaaTCTTGTGGCTGTGCGCAAGGACTTCTGTGGGAG ccacggGAAACGAATGCAGATTGTGGAGCCTAAAGTAGAGTGA
- the HEMK1 gene encoding MTRF1L release factor glutamine methyltransferase isoform X5: MPVQYILGEWDFQGLSLKMVPPVFIPRPETEELVEWVLEEVAQRSHAAVGSPGSPLILEVGCGSGAISLSLLSQLPQSRVIAVDKGEAAISLTHENAQRLRLQDRIWIIHLDMTSEGSWTQLPWGPMDLVVSNPPYVFHEDMEQLAPEIRSYEDPVALDGGEEGMDIITHILALAPRLLKDCGSIFLEVDPRHPELVSSWLQSRPELYLNLVAVRKDFCGRLLLNGLFSLLPWASAFIQHSSCPEHTPSLCSGRADHAHFQAAMQMLPPLGHLLCALPASPAPVTFCPMPSETFLSPSSLEAPVGLAYPSSGEKAMRTWPSAQSRQLFKLSDGWFEDSSAPDPCAAATTEQAVLGGRRGRRQVSWSSWLQPAPSKGAG; this comes from the exons ATGCCCGTGCAGTACATCCTTGGAGAGTGGGACTTTCAGGGTCTCAGCCTGAAGATGGTGCCCCCCGTGTTTATTCCTCGGCCAGAAACAGAG GAACTGGTTGAGTGGGTGCTGGAAGAGGTGGCCCAGAGGTCCCATGCTGCTGTGGGATCCCCAGGCAGCCCCCTCATTCTGGAGGTGGGCTGCGGATCGGGAGCCATTTCCCTCAGCCTGCTGAGCCAGCTCCCCCAG AGCCGAGTCATTGCTGTGGATAAGGGGGAAGCCGCCATCTCTCTGACCCATGAGAATGCTCAGAG GCTTCGGTTGCAGGACAGGATTTGGATCATCCACCTTGACATGACCTCAG AAGGGAGCTGGACACAACTGCCCTGGGGCCCCATGGACCTGGTCGTCAGCAACCCTCCCTACGTCTTCCACGAGGACATGGAGCAGCTGGCCCCTGAGATCCGCAG CTATGAAGACCCCGTAGCCCTGGACGGTGGGGAGGAGGGCATGGACATCATTACCCACATCCTGGCCCTGGCACCCCGGCTCCTGAAGGACTGTGG GAGTATCTTCTTGGAAGTGGACCCGAGGCACCCGGAGCTTGTCAGCAGCTGGCTTCAGAGccggcctgagctgtaccttaaTCTTGTGGCTGTGCGCAAGGACTTCTGTGGGAG gcTCCTTTTGAATGGTTTATTTTCTCTACTGCCCTGGGCTTCAGCCTTTATACAACACTCTTCATGCCCTGAGCACACACCTTCCCTTTGCTCAGGCAGGGCAGACCATGCCCACTTTCAAGCTGCAATGCAAATGCTGCCTCCTTTAGGACACCTGCTCTgtgctctccctgcctcccctgcaCCAGTTACTTTCTGTCCTATGCCTTCAGAAACCTTCTTATCCCCCTCATCTCTGGAGGCCCCTGTGGGTTTGGCATACCCAAGTTCA GGAGAGAAAGCCATGAGGACCTGGCCTTCTGCCCAATCCAGGCAGCTGTTCAAGTTGAGCGATGGCTGGTTCGAAGACTCAAGTGCACCTGATCCCTGTGCCGCAGCCACAACAGAACAGGCTGTCCTTGGCGGCCGTAGGGGCAGGCGCCAGGTTTCCTGGAGCTCTTGGCTTCAGCCAGCCCCCAGCAAGGGTGCTGGCTAG
- the HEMK1 gene encoding MTRF1L release factor glutamine methyltransferase isoform X2 — MYEDQCHFGAPELVTFSSLPSWGQGPLSAPTSAADIIRPTWEPGVTLFQSLRPALRTQHLTSQQLQCIQELSSRRLQRMPVQYILGEWDFQGLSLKMVPPVFIPRPETEELVEWVLEEVAQRSHAAVGSPGSPLILEVGCGSGAISLSLLSQLPQSRVIAVDKGEAAISLTHENAQRLRLQDRIWIIHLDMTSEGSWTQLPWGPMDLVVSNPPYVFHEDMEQLAPEIRSYEDPVALDGGEEGMDIITHILALAPRLLKDCGSIFLEVDPRHPELVSSWLQSRPELYLNLVAVRKDFCGRLLLNGLFSLLPWASAFIQHSSCPEHTPSLCSGRADHAHFQAAMQMLPPLGHLLCALPASPAPVTFCPMPSETFLSPSSLEAPVGLAYPSSGEKAMRTWPSAQSRQLFKLSDGWFEDSSAPDPCAAATTEQAVLGGRRGRRQVSWSSWLQPAPSKGAG, encoded by the exons ATGTATGAGGACCAGTGCCATTTTGGGGCACCAGAGCTTGTAACCTTTTCATCTCTACCCAGCTGGGGCCAGGGACCACTCTCAGCACCCACCTCAGCAGCTGACATCATAAGACCGACTTGGGAACCTGGAGTCACTCTG TTTCAGAGCCTGAGGCCAGCCCTTCGGACCCAGCACTTGACCTCTCAGCAACTACAGTGTATCCAGGAGCTGAGTAGCCGTCGATTACAGAG GATGCCCGTGCAGTACATCCTTGGAGAGTGGGACTTTCAGGGTCTCAGCCTGAAGATGGTGCCCCCCGTGTTTATTCCTCGGCCAGAAACAGAG GAACTGGTTGAGTGGGTGCTGGAAGAGGTGGCCCAGAGGTCCCATGCTGCTGTGGGATCCCCAGGCAGCCCCCTCATTCTGGAGGTGGGCTGCGGATCGGGAGCCATTTCCCTCAGCCTGCTGAGCCAGCTCCCCCAG AGCCGAGTCATTGCTGTGGATAAGGGGGAAGCCGCCATCTCTCTGACCCATGAGAATGCTCAGAG GCTTCGGTTGCAGGACAGGATTTGGATCATCCACCTTGACATGACCTCAG AAGGGAGCTGGACACAACTGCCCTGGGGCCCCATGGACCTGGTCGTCAGCAACCCTCCCTACGTCTTCCACGAGGACATGGAGCAGCTGGCCCCTGAGATCCGCAG CTATGAAGACCCCGTAGCCCTGGACGGTGGGGAGGAGGGCATGGACATCATTACCCACATCCTGGCCCTGGCACCCCGGCTCCTGAAGGACTGTGG GAGTATCTTCTTGGAAGTGGACCCGAGGCACCCGGAGCTTGTCAGCAGCTGGCTTCAGAGccggcctgagctgtaccttaaTCTTGTGGCTGTGCGCAAGGACTTCTGTGGGAG gcTCCTTTTGAATGGTTTATTTTCTCTACTGCCCTGGGCTTCAGCCTTTATACAACACTCTTCATGCCCTGAGCACACACCTTCCCTTTGCTCAGGCAGGGCAGACCATGCCCACTTTCAAGCTGCAATGCAAATGCTGCCTCCTTTAGGACACCTGCTCTgtgctctccctgcctcccctgcaCCAGTTACTTTCTGTCCTATGCCTTCAGAAACCTTCTTATCCCCCTCATCTCTGGAGGCCCCTGTGGGTTTGGCATACCCAAGTTCA GGAGAGAAAGCCATGAGGACCTGGCCTTCTGCCCAATCCAGGCAGCTGTTCAAGTTGAGCGATGGCTGGTTCGAAGACTCAAGTGCACCTGATCCCTGTGCCGCAGCCACAACAGAACAGGCTGTCCTTGGCGGCCGTAGGGGCAGGCGCCAGGTTTCCTGGAGCTCTTGGCTTCAGCCAGCCCCCAGCAAGGGTGCTGGCTAG